The DNA segment CCATAAGTATTGACATATCAATAGTACCAAGGGTGATAAGTTTAACTTATCAATGATAGAAAAAACATTAATAGGGTTTTTAATGGAAAACGCTTGACTTATAAGTACGTTATGGACCATTCTTCCAATTGAACATTCCACATTTAGTAATTAGTAGGCAATGGCTACAGAAACAATGGGTATCGCACTCGGCATGATCGAGACACGCGGACTTGTACCTGCAATCGAAGCAGCAGACGCAATGACCAAGGCAGCAGAAGTTCGTCTTATTGGTCGTGAATTCGTAGGTGGCGGTTATGTCACAGTTTTAGTTAGAGGAGAAACAGGCGCTGTTAACGCAGCAGTTAGGGCTGGAGCTGATGCTTGTGAGAGAGTTGGTGACGGTCTTGTTGCGGCTCACATCATTGCTCGTCCTCATAGAGAGGTTGAGCCAGCTCTTGGTAATGGCGATTTCCTTGGTCAAAAGGACTAAATTAAATAAAGCAAAATATAATTTTGCACAAAAATATTTTCCCTTTATAGACCTTAATTTATCCTTATGAGTAAGAAGTATGACGCTGGGGTAAAGGAGTACAGAGATACATACTGGACTCCTGAATATGTCCCCCTTGACACTGACTTGTTAGCCTGTTTCAAATGCACAGGTCAAGAAGGTGTTCCGAGAGAAGAAGTTGCTGCAGCGGTAGCGGCTGAATCTTCTACAGGTACTTGGTCAACTGTTTGGTCCGAGTTACTTACAGACCTTGAATTTTACAAGGGTCGTTGTTATCGGATTGAAGATGTTCCCGGAGATCCAGAAGCATTCTATGCATTTATTGCATATCCTCTAGATCTTTTCGAAGAAGGTTCAATCACAAACGTATTAACATCATTAGTCGGAAACGTTTTTGGATTTAAAGCTCTAAGACATCTACGTCTTGAAGATATTAGATTCCCAATCGCTTTTATTAAGACTTGTGGTGGACCACCTAATGGCATAGTTGTTGAAAGAGATCGACTTAATAAGTATGGAAGACCTCTTCTTGGCTGTACCATTAAACCTAAATTAGGTCTGTCTGGTAAAAACTATGGTCGAGTTGTATATGAGTGTCTTAGAGGCGGTCTTGATTTAACAAAGGATGATGAGAATATTAATTCTCAACCATTCCAGCGTTGGAGAGAAAGATTTGAGTTTGTTGCAGAAGCAGTTAAACTTGCTCAGCAAGAAACTGGAGAAGTTAAAGGTCACTACCTAAACTGTACTGCAAACACTCCTGAAGAGCTCTATGAACGTGCTGAATTTGCAAAAGAGCTAGATATGCCAATCATCATGCATGATTATATAACTGGTGGTTTTACTGCAAATACTGGCTTGGCAAACTGGTGTCGTAAAAATGGCATGCTTCTGCATATTCACAGAGCTATGCATGCTGTTATTGATAGACATCCGAAGCATGGTATTCATTTCAGAGTTCTAGCAAAATGTTTGAGACTCTCCGGTGGAGATCAATTACATACTGGAACTGTTGTTGGAAAACTAGAGGGTGATCGTCAAACAACTCTTGGCTACATTGACAACTTAAGAGAGTCATTTGTTCCTGAAGATAGATCAAGAGGTAACTTCTTTGATCAAGATTGGGGTTCAATGCCAGGAGTTTTTGCTGTCGCATCAGGTGGTATTCACGTATGGCATATGCCTGCACTTTTAGCGATTTTTGGAGATGATTCTTGTCTTCAGTTCGGTGGAGGAACACATGGTCACCCATGGGGTTCAGCTGCTGGAGCTGCAGCCAACAGAGTTGCTTTAGAAGCTTGTGTAAAAGCACGTAATGCTGGTCGCGAAATCGAAAAAGAGAGTAGAGACATTCTTATGGAAGCTGCTAAGCACAGTCCTGAATTGGCTATTGCTCTTGAAACTTGGAAGGAAATTAAGTTTGAATTTGATACCGTCGACAAGCTTGACGTTCAAGGTTAAACCACATTTCAAAATTGAGGAGATTTTTCCTCTCCTCAAACTTCTATAAATCTCGTTCTTTTACGAGTAATTTCATTCACATTTAAATTTATTATGCCTTTCCAGAGCACAGTAGGCGACTATCAAACAGTTGCAACCCTGGAAACATTCGGTTTCTTACCACCGATGACCCAGGAAGAAATATACGATCAAATTGCATACATAATTGCTCAAGGCTGGAGTCCTGTTATTGAGCATGTTCATCCTAGTGGCAGTATGCAAACTTATTGGTCTTATTGGAAGCTCCCATTCTTTGGGGAAAAAGACCTTAACTTGGTTGTAAGTGAATTAGAGGCATGTCATAGAGCATACCCTGATCACCATGTAAGAATAATCGGATACGATGCTTACACTCAAAGCCAAGGAACAGCTTTTGTAGTTTTCCAAGGACGTTAAACCTACTTTATGTAGTAAATATCTTTCTCCAATATTTTTTGGAGAAAGTCTTTTTTAAAAGAGTTTTTTAAA comes from the Prochlorococcus marinus str. MIT 9515 genome and includes:
- a CDS encoding BMC domain-containing protein, encoding MATETMGIALGMIETRGLVPAIEAADAMTKAAEVRLIGREFVGGGYVTVLVRGETGAVNAAVRAGADACERVGDGLVAAHIIARPHREVEPALGNGDFLGQKD
- a CDS encoding form I ribulose bisphosphate carboxylase large subunit, yielding MSKKYDAGVKEYRDTYWTPEYVPLDTDLLACFKCTGQEGVPREEVAAAVAAESSTGTWSTVWSELLTDLEFYKGRCYRIEDVPGDPEAFYAFIAYPLDLFEEGSITNVLTSLVGNVFGFKALRHLRLEDIRFPIAFIKTCGGPPNGIVVERDRLNKYGRPLLGCTIKPKLGLSGKNYGRVVYECLRGGLDLTKDDENINSQPFQRWRERFEFVAEAVKLAQQETGEVKGHYLNCTANTPEELYERAEFAKELDMPIIMHDYITGGFTANTGLANWCRKNGMLLHIHRAMHAVIDRHPKHGIHFRVLAKCLRLSGGDQLHTGTVVGKLEGDRQTTLGYIDNLRESFVPEDRSRGNFFDQDWGSMPGVFAVASGGIHVWHMPALLAIFGDDSCLQFGGGTHGHPWGSAAGAAANRVALEACVKARNAGREIEKESRDILMEAAKHSPELAIALETWKEIKFEFDTVDKLDVQG
- a CDS encoding ribulose bisphosphate carboxylase small subunit, translated to MPFQSTVGDYQTVATLETFGFLPPMTQEEIYDQIAYIIAQGWSPVIEHVHPSGSMQTYWSYWKLPFFGEKDLNLVVSELEACHRAYPDHHVRIIGYDAYTQSQGTAFVVFQGR